The window ATCAAATACAAAATTGAATGGACAACGCTGGGAGAATACCTCGACTACCTGGCGCGACGCGGCGTTTCTTGCAACATCGCGTCCTTCGTTGGCGCAACCACGGTGCGCATCCACGAAATCGGTTATGCCGACCGGCCTCCGACGACCGATGAGCTGGAGAGGATGAAGATGCTCGTGCGACAGGCGATGGAGGAAGGCGCGCTCGGCGTCGGTTCCGCCCTGATTTACGCGCCGGCTTTTTACGCGCAGACGGACGAGTTGGTCGCGCTCGCAAAAGTCGCCTCCGGATACGGCGGCATGTACATTTCGCACATTCGTAGCGAAGGGACGCGGCTGCTTGAAGCCGCGGATGAATTGATCGACATCGCACGCGAAGCCGGAATTCCCGCCGAGTTCTACCACCTGAAGGCCGCGGGCCGGCCGAACTGGAACAAGCTCGACGCGTTGATCCAAAAGATTGAAACCGCCCGTGCGGGTGGCCTCCGTGTCACCGCCGACATGTACACCTACACGGCGGGCCAGACCGGCCTTGACGCTGCAATGCCGCCATGGGTCCAGGAAGACGGATACAAGGCGTGGGCGAAGCGCCTGAAAGATCCGGCCATACGCGAACAGGTCAGGCGCGAGATGGACACGCCGACGGACAAATGGGAAAACTTTTTTCTCGCGGCCGGCTCTCCTGAAAAAATCCTGCTCATCGGTTTCAAGAACGACAGGCTCAAGCCGCTCACCGGAAAGACGCTGGCTGAAGTGGCGAAACTGCGGGGCACATCGCCGGAAGAAACGGCGATGGACCTCGTGATCGAGGATGGCAGCCGTGTCAACACGGTCTATTTTCTGATGTCGGAGGAAAATGTTCGCAGGGAAATCGCGCTGCCCTGGGTGAGTTTCGGCTCCGACGCCGAATCACTCGCACCCGAGGGTCTCTTTTTGAAATCGAACCCCCATCCGCGCGCCTACGGAAACTTCGCCCGCCTGCTCGGGAAATACGTGCGCAACGAAAAAATTATTCCACTC of the Candidatus Angelobacter sp. genome contains:
- a CDS encoding D-aminoacylase gives rise to the protein MRSRTFCLRLAVLLLLRLPAAGTAAEVSYDVVIRNGTIYDGGGGAPFNGDLAINGDTIAAVGKLTDARGRTEINARGFAVAPGFINMLSWATETLILDGRSQSDIRQGVTLEVMGEGESMGPLSGAMKKEMAESQGDIKYKIEWTTLGEYLDYLARRGVSCNIASFVGATTVRIHEIGYADRPPTTDELERMKMLVRQAMEEGALGVGSALIYAPAFYAQTDELVALAKVASGYGGMYISHIRSEGTRLLEAADELIDIAREAGIPAEFYHLKAAGRPNWNKLDALIQKIETARAGGLRVTADMYTYTAGQTGLDAAMPPWVQEDGYKAWAKRLKDPAIREQVRREMDTPTDKWENFFLAAGSPEKILLIGFKNDRLKPLTGKTLAEVAKLRGTSPEETAMDLVIEDGSRVNTVYFLMSEENVRREIALPWVSFGSDAESLAPEGLFLKSNPHPRAYGNFARLLGKYVRNEKIIPLEEAVRRLTSFPASNLKLDRRGALKPGYFADVIVFNPGKIQDHATYEMPHRYSTGMVHVFVNGVQVLKNGRHTGAKPGRVVRGPGWKKQ